The Haloarcula sp. H-GB4 genome segment AGGCCCGTGATGCGGCCGATTCGCCTGAAGCGGGCTTCGAGATCTCCGTCGAGGGTGACATCCCGCTCGGGGCAGGGCTGGGGTCGTCGGCCGCGCTCGTCGTCGCAGCGATAGACGCGGCGACTAGGGAACTCGGCGTCGAACTATCGGCGAGCGAGATCGCCGACCGCGCCTATCAGGTCGAACACGAGGTACAGGACGGACAGGCCTCGCGGGCGGACACGTTCTGCTCGGCGATGGGCGGGGCAGTTCGTGTGGAGGGCGATGACTGCCGGCGGCTGAAGGGCATCGACACCCTCCCTTTCGTTATCGGTTACGACGGCGGAGCTGGCGACACCGGGGCGCTCGTCGCCGGCGTCCGGGACCTCCGTGGGAAGTACGATTTCGCTGCCGACACCGTCGCAGCAATCGGCGACATCGTTCGCGAGGGCGAGTCAGTACTGGGAACGGGCGACTACGAACGGCTCGGGGAGCTGATGGATTTCAACCACGGACTGCTCTCGGCGCTGGGGGTCTCTTCGCGGTCGCTGGACTCGATGGTGTGGGCGGCCCGCAACGCCGACGCCCATGGCGCGAAACTCACTGGGGCCGGTGGCGGCGGCTGTATCGTCGTGCTGGACGAGACGGATGACGCGCTCACGGCGCTGAAGTACACGCCGGGGTGTGAGGACGTCTTCCGGGCTGAACTGGACACCGACGGAGTCCGACAGGAATGACGGTCGTCCTCAAACTCGGTGGGAGCGTCATCACCGAAAAAGACGAACCTGAGACGGTCGACCGAACTGCGCTATCGGCGGCGGTGTCAGCTATCGCTGACTCGGCAGTCGGCGAGGATATCGTCATCGTGCATGGCGGGGGGAGCTTCGGCCACCACCACGCCGCCGAATATGGCGTTAGCACGACCGAAGGAACCCACGACGTAAACGGCGTGCAGGCCATCCACGGCGCGATGTGCCGGCTCAACGCCGCTGTCGTAGATGCGCTCTCCGAGGCAGGCGTTCCGGCTGTTCCGGTCCACCCGTTCTCGGCGGCTGCACGCGACACAGGTGGCGATATCTCGCTACCGACGGCGCAGGTCACGACGCTGCTTGAGGAAGGGTTCGTTCCAGTCCTGCACGGCGACCTCGTCGCACACGCCGGCGCGGGCGCGACGGTTCTGAGCGGCGACGAACTGGTCGTCGAACTCGCGCCCGCCGTCGACGCCGACCGCGTCGGCGTCTGCTCGACCGTTCCCGGCGTTCTCTATGAAGACGGGACCGTCATTGACCGTATCGAGGCATTCGAGGCTGTAGCATCGGCCCTGGGTGGGAGCGACACGACGGATGTGTCGGGCGGGATGGCCGGCAAGGTCCGTGCGCTGCTTGCACTTTCGGCCCCCGCTCTCGTGTTCGGCCCCGACGCGCTCCCTGCGTTTCTCGCCGGTGAGAGTCCGGGGACGACTATCGCTGGTAATGACAGCGACTGATAGAATCGCTAGCCCTGTCGTCGGCTGACTCTGCCCAGAGTGTGAATACTCGAACTCAAGCCCA includes the following:
- a CDS encoding isopentenyl phosphate kinase, whose translation is MTVVLKLGGSVITEKDEPETVDRTALSAAVSAIADSAVGEDIVIVHGGGSFGHHHAAEYGVSTTEGTHDVNGVQAIHGAMCRLNAAVVDALSEAGVPAVPVHPFSAAARDTGGDISLPTAQVTTLLEEGFVPVLHGDLVAHAGAGATVLSGDELVVELAPAVDADRVGVCSTVPGVLYEDGTVIDRIEAFEAVASALGGSDTTDVSGGMAGKVRALLALSAPALVFGPDALPAFLAGESPGTTIAGNDSD
- the mvk gene encoding mevalonate kinase, producing the protein MVTSSAPGKVYLFGEHAVVYGEPAVPCAIERRVHVTATEIDEGLRIHANDLQLDGFTVEYSGDGESHPDVDVAESLVEAGMGYVNEAVAQARDAADSPEAGFEISVEGDIPLGAGLGSSAALVVAAIDAATRELGVELSASEIADRAYQVEHEVQDGQASRADTFCSAMGGAVRVEGDDCRRLKGIDTLPFVIGYDGGAGDTGALVAGVRDLRGKYDFAADTVAAIGDIVREGESVLGTGDYERLGELMDFNHGLLSALGVSSRSLDSMVWAARNADAHGAKLTGAGGGGCIVVLDETDDALTALKYTPGCEDVFRAELDTDGVRQE